The proteins below come from a single Dermatophilaceae bacterium Soc4.6 genomic window:
- a CDS encoding DUF1304 domain-containing protein produces the protein MQIAAFVVAALAAVLHVAIWRMESLTWRQPATWRRFSVPSQSDADTLASMAFNQGFYNLFLAAEVALGIGLVATGHHRAGWSLILFGCASMVAAAVVLRTGGRHYTRAAVTQGTLPLVAIGLVLLSSVAS, from the coding sequence GTGCAGATCGCCGCGTTCGTCGTCGCCGCCCTGGCCGCCGTCCTCCACGTCGCCATCTGGCGGATGGAGTCGCTCACCTGGCGCCAGCCCGCGACCTGGCGGCGCTTCTCCGTCCCGAGCCAGAGCGACGCCGACACCCTCGCGTCGATGGCCTTCAACCAAGGCTTCTACAACCTCTTCCTCGCCGCCGAGGTCGCCCTGGGCATCGGCCTCGTCGCCACCGGCCACCACCGGGCGGGGTGGTCGTTGATCCTCTTCGGCTGCGCCAGCATGGTCGCTGCCGCGGTCGTGCTGCGGACCGGTGGGCGCCACTACACCCGGGCCGCGGTGACCCAGGGGACGCTGCCACTGGTCGCGATCGGGCTCGTCCTGCTCTCGAGCGTCGCGAGCTAG
- a CDS encoding crotonase/enoyl-CoA hydratase family protein, with protein MNDYSTLGWSVHDRILTLTLARSDQLNAFTVQMADELVDAYERASADDEVAAVVVTGAGRAFCAGMDLHEGRDGNVFGLDESLDPTPAELVDRFDDEDIVRGVRDTGGRVSLAVYACRKPVIGAINGAAVGIGATMTLPMDVRLASTTARIGFVFGRLGIVPEAASSWFLPRLVGISRALEWTYCADLLSADEALAGGLVRSVHEPDDLLPAAYELAHRFVDHRSPVGIALTRQLMWRGLGAPDPVEAHRADSLAMLATSRGDGKEGVAAFLAKRPAQFTSLASQLPEVFPG; from the coding sequence ATGAATGACTACTCCACCCTCGGCTGGTCCGTCCACGACCGCATCCTCACCCTCACCCTCGCGCGGTCCGACCAGCTCAACGCCTTCACGGTGCAGATGGCCGACGAGCTCGTCGACGCCTACGAGCGGGCCTCCGCCGACGACGAGGTTGCTGCGGTGGTCGTCACGGGGGCTGGACGTGCGTTCTGCGCCGGGATGGACCTGCACGAGGGTCGCGACGGCAACGTCTTCGGCCTCGACGAGAGCCTGGACCCCACGCCGGCCGAGCTGGTCGACCGATTCGACGACGAGGACATCGTGCGCGGGGTCCGCGACACAGGAGGGCGGGTCTCGCTCGCGGTCTACGCCTGTCGCAAGCCGGTGATCGGAGCCATCAACGGCGCCGCCGTGGGTATCGGCGCGACGATGACCCTGCCCATGGACGTGCGGCTCGCGTCCACCACAGCCCGGATCGGCTTCGTCTTCGGCCGCCTGGGCATCGTGCCGGAGGCCGCGTCGTCGTGGTTCCTGCCCCGACTCGTCGGTATCTCCCGCGCGCTCGAGTGGACCTACTGCGCTGACCTCCTCAGCGCTGACGAGGCCCTGGCCGGGGGTCTGGTGCGCTCGGTGCACGAGCCGGACGACCTGCTCCCCGCGGCCTACGAGCTGGCCCACCGCTTCGTCGACCACCGCTCGCCCGTGGGGATCGCCCTGACGCGCCAGCTCATGTGGCGCGGCCTCGGCGCCCCGGACCCGGTCGAGGCCCACCGGGCCGACTCGCTCGCCATGCTGGCCACCTCGAGGGGCGACGGCAAGGAAGGGGTGGCGGCCTTCCTGGCCAAGCGCCCGGCGCAGTTCACGAGCCTCGCTTCCCAGCTGCCGGAGGTCTTTCCCGGCTGA
- a CDS encoding M4 family metallopeptidase → MTSPTRPTPPCQILPPYLLARLAEADGDGLAESVQRTLSLDTRMRDHREVVTERGSAENRRLLPGAITPTRELRAPRPAPAPRPAASEAAVQREIHDAGHATALPGALVRAEGAPQTTDVSATEAYDGLGDTWTLLHSAYGRDSLDGKGLRLVATVHYDQAYDNAFWDGEQMVFGDGDGVYFNRFTASVDVIGHELTHGLTQYTAGLTYVAQSGALNESLSDCFGSMVKQMSLGQDAADADWLIGEGLFTSKVNGVALRSMKAPGTAYDDPQLGKDPQPADMDGYVDLPHDSQHDNGGVHTNSGIPNRAFHLAATGIGGRSWEGAGQVWYDVLTGGRLVKDATFVAFATLTVDAATARFGAASTQAAAVQSAWSTVKVL, encoded by the coding sequence ATGACATCACCGACTCGTCCGACGCCCCCGTGCCAGATCCTCCCGCCCTACCTGCTGGCCCGGCTGGCCGAGGCAGACGGAGACGGACTCGCCGAGAGCGTGCAGCGCACCCTGTCCCTCGACACCCGGATGCGCGACCACCGCGAGGTCGTCACCGAGCGCGGCTCCGCCGAGAACCGCCGGCTGCTGCCCGGGGCCATCACCCCCACCCGTGAGCTGCGCGCGCCCAGGCCCGCGCCGGCGCCACGGCCGGCGGCCTCCGAGGCAGCGGTGCAGCGCGAGATCCACGACGCCGGCCACGCCACCGCCCTCCCGGGCGCCCTCGTGCGGGCGGAGGGAGCGCCCCAGACCACCGACGTCTCGGCCACCGAGGCCTACGACGGTCTCGGCGACACGTGGACCCTGCTGCACTCGGCCTACGGGCGGGACTCGCTCGACGGAAAGGGTCTGCGTCTCGTGGCCACGGTCCACTACGACCAGGCCTACGACAACGCCTTCTGGGACGGTGAGCAGATGGTCTTCGGTGACGGGGACGGGGTCTACTTCAACCGCTTCACCGCCTCCGTCGACGTGATCGGTCACGAGCTCACCCACGGGTTGACGCAGTACACGGCGGGTCTGACCTACGTCGCGCAGTCGGGCGCGCTCAACGAGTCGCTCTCCGACTGCTTCGGCTCGATGGTCAAGCAGATGTCCCTCGGTCAGGACGCCGCCGACGCCGACTGGCTCATCGGCGAGGGCCTGTTCACCAGCAAGGTCAACGGCGTCGCCCTGCGCTCCATGAAGGCCCCGGGCACCGCGTACGACGACCCGCAGCTCGGCAAGGACCCGCAGCCGGCCGACATGGACGGCTACGTCGACCTGCCGCACGACAGCCAGCACGACAACGGCGGTGTGCACACCAACTCCGGCATCCCCAACCGCGCCTTCCACCTCGCCGCCACCGGCATCGGCGGACGCTCGTGGGAGGGCGCCGGACAGGTCTGGTACGACGTGCTCACCGGGGGCCGGCTGGTCAAGGACGCGACGTTCGTCGCCTTCGCGACGCTCACGGTGGACGCCGCGACGGCGCGCTTCGGCGCGGCCAGCACGCAGGCCGCCGCCGTGCAGTCGGCGTGGTCGACGGTCAAGGTGCTCTGA
- a CDS encoding DUF1707 domain-containing protein, with amino-acid sequence MTDSTRRPGQMRVGHREREATAQVLRLAASEGRLSEIELAQRLDAAEASVTYADLGALVGDLPPLPQPAGGLQTYRPGRPGSAPDRRLVLAGGVSSHKQ; translated from the coding sequence GTGACCGACTCGACCCGCAGACCCGGGCAGATGAGGGTGGGACACCGCGAGCGGGAGGCCACCGCCCAGGTGCTGAGACTCGCCGCGTCCGAAGGCCGGTTGAGCGAGATCGAGCTCGCCCAGCGCCTGGATGCCGCCGAGGCCTCGGTGACGTATGCCGACCTCGGCGCGCTGGTTGGCGACCTGCCGCCGCTGCCGCAGCCGGCCGGTGGCCTGCAGACCTATCGGCCCGGGAGGCCCGGGTCGGCTCCGGACCGCCGGCTCGTGCTGGCGGGCGGGGTCTCGAGCCACAAGCAGTGA
- a CDS encoding serine hydrolase, protein MTQDPSAPPLPRSPSAAVGIPAASVLGVLDELDARGLELHSLMVVRHGSVAAQGWWAPYSPDRVHLLYSLSKSFTSSAVAFAVAEGLCSLTDLVVDLLPDHVPADLDDRVAALTLHDVLSMSTGHREDTLDRAYALEPHDVAKGFLRLRPDDPIGSRHAYNNACTYVAGLVVQERSGQFLLDYLRPRLLEPLGIRPGRWDADAGGRALGFSGLHQRTHDIARFGQLLLQRGRWQGEQLLPAGWVELATGRHVDNRDPGGNADWSQGYGYQYWRSRHGYRGDGAFGQFCVVVPEADLVIATTGCTEDMQAVLDVFWDVLLPGLDTVQVGEAGEAGEAAAQLQLTDRLEALALPVVTGTLEAAAAPRQPVTFTVEPGPTGPYASPIPAGSWSPDGPLAPGASLTVSPGAPDAPDAPDGDTLLDLVLGDVTLRVPCGRGRWAEGRLGSAPGVARGPRALSPMPPTPVVCRGGWTTAETFEADLVLIETPHRIRLTGTGSVLQATWNVAPLAGRRLEAHLPW, encoded by the coding sequence GTGACCCAGGATCCGAGCGCCCCGCCACTGCCTCGTTCGCCGTCGGCCGCGGTGGGCATCCCCGCCGCCTCGGTGCTCGGCGTGCTCGACGAGCTCGACGCCCGAGGGCTCGAGCTGCACAGCCTGATGGTGGTCCGCCACGGATCGGTTGCGGCGCAAGGGTGGTGGGCTCCATACAGCCCTGACCGGGTGCACCTGCTCTACTCCCTCAGCAAGTCGTTCACCTCGTCGGCGGTGGCGTTCGCCGTCGCTGAGGGCCTCTGCTCGCTCACCGACCTCGTCGTCGACCTGCTGCCCGACCATGTGCCGGCAGACCTCGACGACCGCGTGGCCGCCCTCACCCTGCACGACGTGCTGTCGATGTCGACGGGTCACCGCGAGGACACCCTCGACCGTGCCTACGCCCTCGAGCCGCACGATGTGGCGAAGGGCTTCCTGCGGCTGCGACCCGACGACCCGATCGGCTCGCGGCACGCCTACAACAACGCCTGCACCTACGTGGCCGGGCTCGTCGTGCAGGAGCGCTCGGGCCAGTTCCTGCTCGACTACCTGCGTCCGCGGCTCCTCGAGCCCCTGGGTATCCGGCCCGGTCGGTGGGACGCCGACGCCGGTGGCCGGGCTCTCGGCTTCTCGGGCCTGCACCAGCGCACGCACGACATCGCCCGCTTCGGGCAGCTGCTCCTGCAACGGGGGAGGTGGCAGGGCGAGCAGCTGCTGCCCGCCGGATGGGTCGAGCTCGCCACCGGCAGGCACGTCGACAACCGCGACCCGGGTGGCAACGCCGACTGGTCGCAGGGCTACGGCTACCAGTACTGGCGGTCACGCCACGGCTACCGGGGTGACGGGGCCTTCGGCCAGTTCTGCGTCGTGGTGCCCGAGGCCGACCTGGTCATCGCCACGACCGGCTGCACCGAAGACATGCAGGCCGTGCTCGACGTGTTCTGGGACGTGCTCCTGCCCGGTCTCGACACGGTCCAGGTCGGCGAGGCCGGCGAGGCGGGCGAGGCGGCGGCGCAGTTGCAGCTCACCGACCGGCTAGAGGCCCTTGCCCTGCCGGTCGTGACAGGCACCCTCGAGGCCGCAGCAGCCCCGCGACAGCCGGTCACCTTCACCGTCGAGCCCGGACCCACCGGGCCGTATGCCTCTCCCATCCCGGCAGGGTCCTGGTCGCCCGATGGGCCGCTGGCCCCGGGGGCCTCGCTCACCGTCAGCCCCGGCGCGCCCGACGCGCCCGATGCGCCCGATGGTGACACCCTGCTCGATCTCGTGCTCGGCGACGTCACCCTGCGGGTCCCGTGCGGCCGGGGGCGCTGGGCCGAGGGCCGCCTGGGGTCGGCTCCGGGTGTCGCTCGCGGCCCGCGGGCCCTGTCGCCGATGCCGCCCACGCCGGTGGTGTGCCGGGGCGGGTGGACGACCGCGGAGACCTTCGAGGCCGACCTCGTCCTGATCGAGACCCCTCACCGGATTCGCCTGACGGGCACGGGTTCGGTGCTGCAGGCGACGTGGAACGTGGCGCCCCTCGCGGGGAGGCGGCTCGAGGCCCACCTGCCGTGGTGA